The Triticum aestivum cultivar Chinese Spring chromosome 7B, IWGSC CS RefSeq v2.1, whole genome shotgun sequence genome window below encodes:
- the LOC123162368 gene encoding NAC domain-containing protein 71-like → MMAAKKPKKEATKLTAGSPPTNITAVEMALPARDDYEYLTPALALPPGVYFNPTNEEIVRTYLNGWIAGHDTSGAEAAVVIEDDVYGDTPDVLARRHLPASTRDSDPSWWFRCHCKVQATRGGAAHRGDRRVATGGFWKLEQTTKEVRCEADGEHLGFKRSFGFYVEHEGEKEKTRWLMEEYTNVDSPDEGTVRNDGKNVLPALYRIYLTPRDPGKKKRKQSGRDVGDDYDDVDGGPVKAARVKVPNAYLHAIAALLSPSSVRGAGQEEPQGGVEAPPPPSGVFSEYRGEAASSDDDDHGMTMNENLLEEAQGSTGGDDSPEMRVLVTMNDGGIPAWEMGMGGGYVFADTSWIDEHYQSTE, encoded by the coding sequence ATGATGGCAGCGAAGAAGCCAAAAAAGGAAGCAACAAAACTGACGGCGGGGTCGCCGCCGACGAACATCACCGCGGTGGAGATGGCTCTGCCGGCCCGCGACGACTACGAGTACCTAACCCCAGCGCTGGCGCTGCCTCCGGGCGTCTACTTCAACCCGACGAACGAGGAGATCGTGCGCACCTACCTCAACGGGTGGATCGCCGGGCACGACACGTCGGGCGCAGAGGCGGCCGTCGTCATCGAGGACGACGTCTACGGCGACACACCCGACGTGCTGGCGCGCAGGCACCTGCCGGCCAGCACCCGCGACTCCGACCCCAGCTGGTGGTTCCGCTGCCACTGCAAGGTGCAGGCCACGCGCGGCGGCGCCGCCCACCGGGGCGACCGCAGAGTCGCCACGGGAGGCTTCTGGAAGCTGGAGCAGACCACGAAGGAGGTGAGATGCGAGGCGGACGGCGAGCACCTGGGGTTCAAGCGCAGCTTCGGGTTCTACGTCGAGCACGAGGGCGAGAAGGAGAAGACGCGGTGGCTCATGGAGGAGTACACCAACGTCGACTCGCCGGACGAAGGCACCGTCCGCAACGACGGCAAGAACGTCCTGCCCGCGCTCTACAGGATATACCTCACCCCACGCGATCCCggcaagaagaagaggaagcagagTGGCAGAGATGTTGGGGACGACTACGACGACGTCGACGGTGGGCCTGTGAAGGCTGCCCGCGTGAAGGTTCCGAACGCTTACTTACACGCCATCGCGGCGTTGCTGTCGCCGTCGAGCGTTCGTGGTGCCGGCCAGGAGGAGCCGCAGGGCGGCGTTGAAGCGCCGCCGCCACCTTCGGGCGTTTTCAGTGAGTACCGAGGTGAGGCCGCGTCGTcggatgatgatgatcacggcatGACAATGAACGAGAATCTCCTCGAGGAGGCGCAGGGCAGCACCGGCGGCGACGACTCCCCTGAGATGCGTGTTCTCGTTACGATGAACGACGGCGGCATCCCGGCGTGGGAGATGGGCATGGGTGGAGGATACGTTTTCGCCGACACGTCTTGGATCGACGAACACTACCAGAGCACGGAGTGA
- the LOC123162108 gene encoding uncharacterized protein: MEVMTRPASPTPHRDLRPDSAAASPYATAPSSPRGRLAEPATPFGSVEGAAAAKGSPFLTAPSSPNPFDLLPPVTPRLAGANPFDLFQHFTSAPASPRRAAAIYAHFAEGDHGSRDGGEEEEEEDDDDDEGFHPRSSYSTTASAVPFDWEERPGTPKAGMGGGAAAWDTDFEFGTVVDKTAPAESLTTADELFEKGKIRPLKPLLKTSDEGKIRPLKPPPGLLDGGSVGSSPRSPIAKGALRSPRRRSRVGSGTDFDPFAAALLEATKAPSPSPLGGKNTTAVASGSPPKKADPFAARPASRSAGWRRWRLSDLLLFRSSSEGGRINKEPLPKCPPAQQPDAPLKKANAPPPPTTAKFNARAVSMDKLKKQGGDKSGAAAAAEGIVGCARLSPLQRFARGLGGHSWHHGRGGMAAQGTKG, translated from the coding sequence ATGGAGGTCATGACGCGTCCCGCCTCGCCGACGCCGCACCGGGACCTCCGGCCCGACAGCGCGGCCGCGAGCCCGTACGCCACGGCGCCGTCCAGCCCGCGCGGCCGCCTCGCGGAGCCCGCGACGCCGTTCGGCTCCGTCGAGGGAGCGGCCGCGGCGAAGGGCAGCCCGTTCCTGACGGCGCCGTCGTCGCCGAACCCGTTCGACCTCCTGCCGCCGGTCACGCCGCGCCTCGCCGGCGCCAACCCCTTCGACCTCTTCCAGCACTTCACCAGCGCGCCCGCCAGCCCCCGGCGCGCCGCGGCCATCTACGCGCACTTCGCCGAGGGGGACCACGGCAGCCGCGAcggcggtgaggaggaggaggaggaggacgacgacgacgacgaggggtTCCATCCGCGCTCGTCGTACTCCACCACCGCCTCGGCCGTGCCGTTCGACTGGGAGGAGAGGCCCGGGACGCCCAAGGCCGGgatgggcggcggggcggcggcgtgggacACGGACTTCGAGTTCGGCACCGTCGTCGACAAGACCGCGCCGGCGGAGAGCCTGACGACCGCGGACGAGCTCTTCGAGAAGGGTAAAATCCGGCCGCTGAAGCCTCTGCTTAAGACCTCCGACGAGGGCAAGATCAGGCCGCTGAAGCCGCCGCCCGGCCTGCTCGACGGCGGGAGCGTCGGGTCATCGCCGCGGTCGCCGATCGCGAAAGGCGCCCTGAGGTCGCCCCGGCGACGGAGCAGGGTCGGCTCCGGCACGGACTTCGACCCCTTCGCAGCCGCGCTGCTGGAGGCGACCAAGGCCCCCTCGCCCTCCCCGCTCGGCGGCAAGAACACCACCGCCGTCGCGTCAGGCTCGCCGCCCAAGAAAGCCGACCCGTTCGCCGCGCGTCCAGCCTCCAGGAGCGCCGGGTGGAGGAGGTGGCGGCTCAGCGACCTCCTCCTGTTCCGGAGCTCGTCGGAAGGCGGCCGGATCAACAAGGAGCCGCTCCCCAAGTGCCCGCCGGCGCAGCAGCCCGACGCGCCCCTCAAGAAGGCAAacgcaccaccgccgccgacgacggcCAAGTTCAACGCGAGGGCCGTCAGCATGGACAAGCTCAAGAAGCAGGGCGGCGACaagagcggcgcggcggcggcggcggagggcatcGTCGGGTGCGCGCGGCTGAGCCCGCTGCAGCGGTTCGCCAGAGGGCTTGGCGGGCACTCGTGGCACCACGgccgcggcggcatggcggcgcagGGGACCAAAGGGTAG